In a single window of the Pseudogemmatithrix spongiicola genome:
- a CDS encoding glycosyltransferase family 2 protein, translating to MMMSLPPVPSHIRGRTPLPLDEIVLSVLIPVYNERSTIETILDAVRAVPIRTQVICVDDCSTDGTREELQRLSAAGKIDVLRLHEVNRGKGAAIRTALAASTGNVVIVQDADLEYDPADWSVLLAPIVDGRADAVFGSRFLGGQHRVLHFWHSVGNRVLTTFSNMMTDLNLTDMETCYKAIRGDLARSLTLTSDRFGFEPEVTARLAQAKARIYEVPISYAGRTYAEGKKIGWRDGVAAFWHILRASFTR from the coding sequence ATGATGATGTCACTCCCGCCCGTCCCGTCCCACATCCGGGGACGCACGCCGTTGCCGCTCGATGAGATCGTGCTGTCGGTGCTGATCCCCGTCTACAACGAGCGCTCCACGATCGAGACGATCCTCGACGCCGTGCGTGCGGTGCCGATCCGCACGCAGGTGATCTGCGTCGACGACTGCTCGACGGACGGCACGCGCGAGGAGCTCCAGCGCCTGTCTGCCGCCGGGAAGATCGATGTCCTGCGCCTGCACGAGGTGAATCGCGGCAAGGGCGCGGCCATACGCACCGCGCTCGCGGCGAGCACCGGCAACGTCGTCATCGTGCAGGACGCCGACCTCGAGTATGACCCGGCCGACTGGTCGGTGCTGCTGGCGCCCATCGTCGATGGCCGCGCCGACGCGGTGTTCGGCTCCCGGTTCCTCGGCGGGCAGCATCGCGTGCTGCACTTCTGGCACTCGGTGGGGAACCGCGTCCTCACGACGTTCAGCAACATGATGACGGACCTGAACCTCACGGACATGGAGACCTGCTACAAGGCCATCCGCGGGGACTTGGCTCGGAGCCTGACGCTCACGTCGGACCGCTTCGGATTCGAACCGGAGGTCACGGCACGCCTCGCGCAGGCGAAGGCGCGCATCTACGAAGTGCCGATCTCGTACGCGGGCCGTACCTACGCGGAAGGCAAGAAGATCGGGTGGCGCGACGGCGTGGCCGCCTTCTGGCACATCCTGCGAGCGTCCTTCACCCGATGA
- a CDS encoding type IV pilin protein, translated as MMKSRKGFTLIELLIVVVIIGILAAIAIPKFSNTKEKAYVAAMKADLRNLVTAEEAYFSDNAVYTTTLTADQYRTSTGVTNLTIAVGTGYFIATVDHTATGVSCTIEVGTGTRDGEPVCN; from the coding sequence ATGATGAAGTCTCGCAAGGGCTTTACCCTGATTGAGCTGTTGATCGTGGTCGTGATCATCGGCATTCTCGCCGCGATCGCGATCCCGAAGTTCTCGAACACGAAGGAGAAGGCCTACGTCGCCGCCATGAAGGCCGACCTGCGTAACCTCGTGACCGCTGAAGAGGCGTACTTCTCCGACAACGCCGTCTACACGACGACGCTGACGGCCGATCAGTACCGCACCTCGACGGGCGTGACCAACCTCACGATCGCCGTGGGCACGGGCTACTTCATCGCCACGGTCGACCACACGGCGACCGGCGTGTCCTGCACGATCGAAGTCGGCACG
- a CDS encoding tetratricopeptide repeat protein, with translation MKAFVDAAEHRRVDSWLTAACLALGAGLYATSLRNGFAFDDIPIIANNPIVRELEGLLRYFSSSYWGPSTSVESAYRPMTLRVFAVQWMIGSGSPWPFHFVATVLYGICCALAYGMARSMLAPVGAAVAALAFTVTPLHVEAVANVVGQAELWVFAWTAIAFLLYVEARREPTLRPMRLAAIVGAYAVSLTFKEHAIVLPALLLAYECGYGVGWRRLLRPEATSARVIVLASGIAAAVFVAVRAEISTGDSSQWDIRDFGVVERSIVMLRLLPTIMRLLLWPAHLAADYSPQFISATTDLDGAFAAGAAILLGLVVGAWYAARRAPAITVGILWAAIAWLPVSNIFFRSGVLIAERTLFLPSFGIALALGALTPAVLRLLAPLRVLRMTVVAVAGCVLVLGGARTLERIPAWEDNAAVFAQMTVDTPTNARAWAALAEYYNMVARAEPADSMYRKAMELDPGHRLIELNYGLFLQGVGRFDEAAPIFRRFLEVMPDATSAHLGLVSCLLATRQYSSARLAILDAQAQDINYGLFRRLRRSTDSLLVATDTIDARNRWAREGRPFDRSERRFLLTMARGRVWSASLRRRLQEMQATAVPDNQASTGRAP, from the coding sequence ATGAAGGCCTTCGTGGACGCCGCGGAGCACCGGCGCGTCGACAGCTGGCTCACGGCCGCCTGTCTCGCGCTCGGCGCGGGTCTCTACGCGACGAGCCTGCGGAACGGCTTCGCGTTCGACGACATCCCCATCATCGCGAACAACCCGATCGTGCGGGAGCTCGAGGGGCTGCTGCGCTACTTCAGCTCGAGCTACTGGGGGCCGAGCACCAGCGTCGAGTCGGCGTATCGCCCGATGACGCTGCGGGTCTTCGCGGTGCAATGGATGATCGGCTCGGGTTCTCCCTGGCCATTCCATTTCGTCGCGACCGTCCTGTACGGCATCTGCTGCGCGTTGGCCTACGGGATGGCGCGCAGCATGCTCGCCCCGGTGGGCGCGGCGGTCGCGGCACTCGCGTTCACCGTGACGCCGCTGCACGTCGAGGCGGTCGCGAACGTGGTCGGACAGGCCGAACTCTGGGTGTTCGCATGGACGGCGATTGCGTTCCTGCTCTACGTCGAGGCGCGCCGGGAACCGACGCTGCGGCCGATGCGCCTCGCGGCGATCGTCGGCGCGTACGCGGTGTCGCTCACGTTCAAGGAACACGCCATTGTCCTGCCCGCGCTGCTACTCGCGTACGAGTGCGGCTACGGCGTCGGCTGGCGGAGACTCCTGCGCCCGGAGGCGACGTCGGCGCGCGTCATCGTGCTGGCGTCGGGTATCGCGGCCGCCGTGTTCGTCGCCGTCCGCGCGGAGATCTCCACCGGCGACAGCTCGCAGTGGGACATCCGCGACTTCGGGGTCGTCGAGCGCAGCATCGTGATGCTGCGGCTCTTGCCGACGATCATGCGGCTGCTGCTCTGGCCGGCCCATCTCGCCGCGGACTATTCCCCGCAGTTCATCAGCGCCACGACGGACCTCGACGGGGCGTTCGCGGCCGGCGCGGCGATCCTCCTTGGGTTGGTCGTCGGCGCGTGGTATGCGGCCCGACGGGCGCCGGCGATCACGGTCGGCATCCTGTGGGCGGCGATTGCCTGGCTGCCCGTCTCCAACATCTTCTTCCGCAGCGGTGTGCTGATCGCGGAGCGCACGCTGTTCCTGCCGAGCTTCGGCATCGCGCTCGCGCTCGGGGCGCTCACGCCTGCGGTGTTGCGCCTCCTCGCCCCGCTCCGCGTGCTCCGCATGACGGTCGTCGCCGTCGCCGGCTGCGTCCTCGTGCTCGGCGGCGCCCGGACGTTGGAGCGCATTCCGGCGTGGGAGGACAACGCCGCCGTGTTCGCCCAGATGACCGTCGACACGCCGACCAATGCCCGCGCCTGGGCGGCACTTGCCGAGTACTACAACATGGTGGCTCGGGCCGAGCCTGCCGACTCGATGTATCGCAAGGCGATGGAACTCGACCCCGGGCATCGGCTCATCGAGCTGAACTACGGCCTGTTCCTCCAAGGGGTGGGCCGCTTCGACGAGGCGGCACCGATCTTCCGGCGCTTCCTGGAGGTGATGCCCGATGCGACGTCCGCGCACCTGGGCTTGGTCTCCTGTCTGTTGGCGACCCGGCAGTACAGCAGTGCGCGGCTGGCGATCCTCGACGCGCAGGCCCAGGACATCAATTACGGGCTCTTTCGGCGTCTCCGCCGGAGTACCGACTCGCTGCTCGTGGCGACCGACACGATCGATGCGCGCAACCGCTGGGCGCGCGAGGGCCGGCCCTTCGACCGCAGCGAGCGGCGGTTTCTCCTGACGATGGCCCGGGGTCGCGTCTGGTCAGCTTCCCTACGCCGCAGACTGCAAGAGATGCAGGCAACTGCGGTACCGGACAACCAGGCCAGCACAGGACGTGCTCCGTAA
- a CDS encoding sigma-54-dependent transcriptional regulator: MTDPSRRPTVLVVDDETGILQTLEILLRAEGFDVHTAHGGKAALERIPQLTPDIIISDVRMPGVGGVEVLNAAREHDAEVPVILMTAQATLQTAMQAVNAGAFYYIQKPFRNDELLAILRRAAEHRALRLENKSLKREMKRRERKNAPAPVGAHPAWIEALSLAEAVAHTESTVLITGESGTGKEVVARYIHELSMRAEATFASINCGALPEGLLESELFGHVKGSFTGAVKDKEGLFTAAAGGTFFLDEIGETTPATQVKLLRVLQHREVIPVGATEAVPIDTRIIAATNRDLEEEIRRGAFRRDLFYRLNVIAIHLPPLRERREDIPLLAEAFLRRGAALRGGETKQLSQEAGDALREYNWPGNVRELENALERALILTHGPTIQLSALPERITERRSEPLIADRIAANPTLELIERAYIQWVLQSEGGNKTRAAEVLGIDPSTLHRKLSRYGGEA; encoded by the coding sequence ATGACCGATCCATCCCGCCGCCCCACCGTGCTCGTCGTCGATGACGAGACAGGCATCCTGCAGACGCTCGAGATCCTGCTGCGCGCCGAGGGCTTCGACGTGCACACCGCCCACGGCGGCAAGGCCGCGCTCGAGCGCATCCCGCAGCTCACGCCGGACATCATCATCTCGGACGTGCGCATGCCCGGAGTCGGCGGCGTCGAGGTGCTGAACGCCGCGCGCGAGCACGACGCCGAGGTGCCCGTCATCCTCATGACCGCGCAGGCCACGCTGCAGACGGCGATGCAGGCGGTGAATGCCGGCGCGTTCTACTACATCCAGAAGCCGTTCCGCAACGACGAGCTGCTGGCCATCCTGCGGCGGGCGGCGGAGCATCGCGCGCTGCGCCTCGAGAACAAGTCGCTGAAGCGCGAGATGAAGCGGCGCGAGCGGAAGAACGCACCGGCCCCGGTCGGCGCGCACCCGGCGTGGATCGAGGCGCTGTCGCTCGCCGAGGCGGTGGCGCACACGGAGTCGACGGTACTGATCACCGGCGAGTCCGGCACGGGCAAGGAGGTCGTGGCGCGCTACATCCACGAGCTCTCGATGCGCGCCGAGGCGACGTTCGCGTCCATCAATTGCGGCGCGTTGCCCGAGGGCCTGCTCGAGAGCGAACTGTTCGGGCACGTGAAGGGCTCGTTCACCGGCGCCGTGAAGGACAAGGAGGGCCTGTTCACCGCGGCGGCCGGCGGCACGTTCTTCCTCGACGAGATCGGCGAGACCACGCCAGCCACCCAAGTGAAGCTGCTGCGCGTGCTGCAGCACCGCGAAGTGATTCCCGTCGGCGCCACCGAAGCGGTGCCCATCGACACGCGCATCATCGCCGCGACGAACCGCGACCTTGAGGAGGAGATCCGGCGCGGGGCGTTCCGCCGCGACCTGTTCTATCGCCTCAACGTCATCGCCATCCACCTGCCGCCGCTGCGCGAGCGCCGGGAGGACATCCCGCTGCTCGCCGAGGCCTTCCTCCGCCGCGGCGCCGCGCTGCGCGGGGGCGAGACGAAGCAGCTGAGCCAAGAGGCGGGTGACGCGCTGCGCGAGTACAACTGGCCGGGTAACGTGCGCGAGCTCGAGAACGCGCTGGAGCGCGCGCTCATCCTCACGCATGGGCCGACCATCCAACTCAGCGCCCTGCCGGAACGCATCACCGAACGCCGCAGCGAGCCGCTGATCGCCGACCGCATCGCGGCCAACCCGACGCTGGAGTTGATCGAGCGGGCGTACATCCAATGGGTGCTGCAGAGCGAGGGGGGCAACAAGACCCGCGCGGCCGAGGTGTTGGGCATCGATCCGTCCACGCTGCACCGCAAGCTGTCGCGGTACGGAGGCGAGGCGTGA
- the arfB gene encoding alternative ribosome rescue aminoacyl-tRNA hydrolase ArfB, protein MATPDLWDEEGRLFVNARVRIPAQELVVRATKSGGPGGQHVNTSSTRVEVQWNLRQSTALDDDQRQRLEARLATKLDARGGLRVVASDTRSQTQNRALALGRLAALVRNGLTVPKARRATKPSRGQREQRLDEKKRRSGVKRERRWRTDD, encoded by the coding sequence GTGGCGACGCCTGATCTCTGGGACGAGGAGGGACGCCTCTTCGTCAACGCCCGTGTCCGGATACCCGCACAGGAACTGGTGGTCCGTGCCACCAAGTCCGGCGGGCCGGGAGGCCAGCACGTCAACACCAGCTCCACGCGCGTCGAAGTCCAGTGGAACCTGCGCCAGTCCACGGCGCTCGACGACGACCAGCGCCAGCGGCTCGAGGCCCGCCTCGCGACCAAGCTCGATGCCCGGGGCGGTCTGCGCGTCGTCGCGTCCGATACGCGGAGCCAGACCCAGAACCGGGCCCTCGCCCTCGGTCGGCTGGCGGCCCTGGTCCGCAACGGCCTGACGGTGCCCAAGGCGCGGCGGGCCACCAAACCCAGCCGCGGTCAGCGCGAGCAGCGGCTCGACGAAAAGAAGCGGCGCTCGGGCGTGAAGCGCGAGCGCCGCTGGCGAACGGACGACTGA
- a CDS encoding TolC family protein, translating into MRRAALAAVVGLLLASATARAQAAASAGPEITLEAFLARVIAQHPQVRQAEAARRQADADALTARGGFDPYLSAMWDTKRFKGIGYYDELDARLVLPTPWGVDFKLGWERAAGQIINPERATPTEGLLSFGVSLPIGPRILTDERRTALRQAEIAQEAADADRDAAVARVLQSAARDWGLWSEMERRARITAEGVSLARFRLEALRRRVETGDAAAIDTIEALAEVRSREVLRLDAQAAAAAARLVAEGWLWRPDGTPDRLPDGAVAAPRAMLAQETMLQDRVSGDGLRFLVARHPFVQQATARWRQAEAARRLAAVSILPSASVELSGLSAGGTLGDINPPSLSGEESKFSGNVRLPLFPRREVGRLRAAEERTRVLQLERDRVRRDVEIEAGRALLELTTVDSQLVRQESLVTLQERLLAAEQQRFAAGESTLLVVNLRERALLDERLRLAALVARRARALGTLAVATGTPQLSLGETPGRTPR; encoded by the coding sequence GTGAGACGCGCGGCGTTGGCCGCGGTGGTGGGCCTGCTGCTCGCGTCGGCGACGGCGCGGGCGCAGGCTGCGGCCTCCGCTGGTCCGGAGATCACGCTCGAAGCCTTCCTGGCCCGCGTCATCGCGCAGCATCCGCAGGTGCGGCAGGCCGAGGCCGCGCGCCGGCAGGCGGACGCGGATGCGCTCACCGCGCGCGGAGGGTTCGACCCCTACCTGAGCGCGATGTGGGACACCAAGCGTTTCAAGGGCATCGGCTATTACGATGAATTGGACGCGCGTCTGGTGCTGCCTACGCCCTGGGGCGTCGATTTCAAGCTCGGGTGGGAGCGCGCGGCGGGCCAGATCATCAACCCCGAGCGCGCCACGCCGACTGAAGGCTTGTTGTCGTTCGGCGTCTCGCTGCCGATCGGTCCGCGGATCCTGACCGACGAGCGTCGCACCGCCCTGCGTCAGGCGGAGATCGCCCAAGAGGCTGCGGACGCGGACCGCGACGCGGCGGTGGCGCGCGTGCTGCAGTCGGCCGCACGGGACTGGGGGCTGTGGTCCGAGATGGAACGCCGGGCCCGCATCACGGCCGAGGGCGTGTCGTTGGCGCGCTTCCGGCTGGAGGCGCTGCGGCGGCGCGTGGAGACCGGCGATGCCGCTGCCATCGACACGATCGAAGCGTTGGCCGAAGTGCGTTCGCGCGAAGTCCTGCGGCTCGATGCACAGGCCGCCGCGGCCGCGGCGCGGCTCGTCGCCGAGGGATGGCTGTGGCGGCCGGACGGTACGCCAGATCGGTTGCCGGACGGCGCGGTCGCGGCGCCGCGGGCGATGCTCGCGCAGGAAACGATGCTGCAGGACCGCGTCTCGGGCGATGGCCTGCGCTTCTTGGTCGCGCGGCATCCGTTCGTGCAACAGGCGACCGCGCGGTGGCGGCAGGCCGAGGCGGCGCGTCGTCTCGCGGCGGTGAGCATCCTGCCGAGCGCCAGCGTCGAGCTGAGCGGCCTGTCGGCCGGCGGCACGCTCGGGGACATCAATCCCCCGTCGCTGAGCGGCGAGGAGAGCAAGTTCAGCGGCAACGTGCGGCTTCCGCTGTTCCCGCGGCGCGAGGTCGGTCGCCTGCGGGCAGCGGAGGAGCGGACCCGCGTGCTGCAGCTCGAACGCGATCGCGTGCGACGCGACGTGGAGATCGAGGCGGGCCGCGCCCTGCTCGAGCTCACCACGGTGGATTCGCAGTTGGTGCGGCAGGAGAGCTTGGTCACGCTGCAGGAGCGGCTGCTCGCGGCGGAGCAGCAGCGCTTCGCCGCCGGCGAGAGCACGCTGCTCGTCGTGAACCTGCGCGAGCGCGCGCTGCTCGACGAGCGGTTGCGGCTTGCGGCGTTGGTGGCGCGGCGCGCCCGGGCGCTCGGCACGCTCGCGGTGGCGACGGGAACCCCGCAACTTTCGCTGGGTGAAACACCGGGTCGGACTCCACGGTAG
- a CDS encoding two-component system sensor histidine kinase NtrB gives MLDPRRLLNGIYVGRLLVASANFAWAVMFALFANPMNTVIAATAFVAAMALTATSYIRTEINRRHAGPGFLYAQFVHDLLLVTVVVHLTGGGDSQFAALYILVNATAALLLPIGSSLLLALLGSVLYAGDAFLVSGGEISIALLLQLVVFVLVVVGTSYIAGQLQEAGQGREQLEAELASAQVRAADILANIRAAIITVDDLGRLLYANPAASRLLGVPFEALGGQPVLRQLQTVSPAVADAVEATIAGRHGAARIEGALAREGRTIPLGITTTAVSGDLRPVGGATTVIVQDISDEKRLEALRLRAQRLEAVAELSASLAHEIKNPLASIRSSVEQLARRATATDDERTLGALITRESDRLSRLLSEFLDFSRVQAERREELDLRDVVRSAVALAGTHPDRSATVAVDVDLPSEPTPLAGDEDLLHRAVFNLVLNACQAVGDHGHVAVSLRAVREADRLAGLPFAGASYALEVHDDGPGIPPDIQDRLFEPFATTKSGGSGLGLAVVHRAIEAHRGVILVDSDRAGTRFTVYLPTDDDPSGASL, from the coding sequence GTGCTGGATCCGCGGCGTCTGCTGAACGGGATATACGTCGGTCGACTGCTCGTCGCGAGTGCCAACTTCGCGTGGGCGGTGATGTTCGCGCTGTTCGCGAACCCGATGAACACCGTCATCGCCGCTACGGCATTCGTCGCGGCGATGGCGCTCACGGCGACGTCCTATATCCGCACGGAAATCAACCGTCGGCACGCCGGGCCCGGCTTCCTGTACGCGCAGTTCGTCCACGACCTCCTGCTGGTGACCGTGGTCGTGCACCTCACCGGCGGCGGTGACTCGCAGTTCGCCGCGCTCTACATCCTGGTGAACGCCACCGCCGCGCTGCTGCTGCCGATCGGCAGCTCGTTGCTGCTCGCGCTGCTCGGCAGCGTGCTGTACGCGGGCGATGCCTTCTTGGTGAGCGGCGGGGAGATCTCGATCGCCCTGTTGCTGCAATTGGTGGTGTTCGTGCTCGTCGTGGTCGGGACGAGCTACATCGCCGGGCAGCTGCAGGAAGCGGGGCAGGGGCGCGAGCAACTCGAGGCGGAACTGGCCAGCGCGCAGGTGCGCGCCGCGGACATCCTCGCGAACATCCGCGCGGCCATCATCACGGTCGACGACCTCGGGCGCTTGCTCTACGCCAATCCGGCGGCGTCGCGGTTGCTCGGCGTGCCCTTCGAGGCGTTGGGGGGGCAGCCCGTGCTGCGGCAGCTGCAGACGGTCTCGCCCGCCGTCGCCGACGCGGTCGAGGCCACGATTGCCGGCCGGCACGGGGCCGCCCGCATCGAAGGGGCGCTCGCCCGTGAGGGCCGGACCATCCCCCTCGGCATCACCACGACGGCCGTCTCGGGCGACCTGCGTCCCGTCGGGGGTGCGACGACCGTGATCGTGCAGGACATCTCGGACGAGAAGCGCCTCGAGGCGCTGCGCCTGCGCGCCCAGCGCCTCGAAGCCGTCGCCGAACTCAGCGCCTCGCTGGCGCACGAGATCAAGAATCCGCTCGCGAGCATCCGCTCCTCGGTGGAGCAGCTCGCCCGCCGCGCCACGGCTACCGACGATGAGCGCACCCTCGGGGCCTTGATCACACGCGAGTCCGACCGCCTGTCGCGCCTGCTCTCGGAGTTCCTCGATTTCTCGCGCGTGCAGGCGGAACGGCGCGAAGAGCTGGACCTCCGCGACGTCGTGCGGTCGGCCGTCGCGCTGGCCGGAACGCATCCCGATCGCAGCGCGACCGTCGCCGTGGACGTGGACCTGCCGTCCGAGCCGACGCCGCTGGCTGGGGATGAAGACCTGTTGCATCGCGCGGTCTTCAACCTCGTGCTGAACGCGTGCCAAGCCGTGGGCGACCACGGCCATGTCGCGGTTTCATTGCGCGCCGTGCGCGAGGCCGATCGCTTGGCGGGGCTGCCCTTCGCCGGCGCCTCGTACGCCCTCGAGGTCCACGACGACGGACCGGGCATCCCGCCGGACATCCAGGACCGCCTCTTCGAACCGTTCGCGACGACCAAGTCCGGCGGCAGCGGCCTCGGCCTCGCCGTCGTGCATCGCGCCATCGAAGCGCATCGCGGTGTGATCCTCGTCGACAGCGATCGCGCCGGGACCCGCTTCACCGTGTATCTGCCCACCGACGACGACCCCTCGGGAGCGTCCCTATGA